One window of the Takifugu rubripes chromosome 13, fTakRub1.2, whole genome shotgun sequence genome contains the following:
- the dennd5a gene encoding DENN domain-containing protein 5A isoform X2: protein MTTGFSSGSCRFADYFVICGLDTESGLEPDELSALCQYIEATKFRDGARGKLANEGENFEQSPLRRTFKSKVLAHFPDNVEWNPFDQDAVGMLCMPKGLAFRTQVDSREPQFHSFIITREDGSRTYGFALTFFEEVTSKQICSAMQTLYHMHNAEQYDILHTPIAPPGSEEQRHQHSHLRPVLHAAPAISRLQRFNSYDISRDTLYVSKCICLITPMAFPQACRKVLQQLHQAVSSPQPPPLPLESYVYNILYEVPLPPSGRSLKFSGVYGPVVCQRPSTSELPLFEFPISEMFHLLGVENVLQLFTCALLEMQILLYSQHYQRLMAVAESITTLMFPFQWQHVYVPILPASLLHFLDAPVPYLMGLHSNGQDDRNNLELPQEANLCFVDIDNHSVELPEDLPQFPNKLEFIQEISEVLLSFGVSPEGSVNSSESQSKYRSFRSVDMVSDKRNGNLASPLNSYLLRENETIARLQALVKRTGVSLEKLEVRDDASGSRDGRSQCDEEELKMHQVNIHVREVFANRFTQMFADYEVFVIQPSHDKESWFTNRDQMQNFDKASFLSDQPEPYLPFLSRFLETQMFASFIDSKILCHDDEEKEHTLRVFDSRVDKIRMLNVRTPTLRTSMYQKCTTIEEAEKLFKKRYEKADFAAPGPHDIRVENEKAIEMRVSKIDHTALHPHLLDMKIGQGRYEQGFFPRLQSDVLSTGPTSNKWAKRSAPAQWRRRDRQKQHAEHLYLDNDQREKYIQEARNLGTTIRQPKLSNLSPSVIAQTNWKFVEGLLKECRNKTKRMLVEKMGREAVELGHGEVSITGVEENTLIASLCDLLERIWSHGLQVKQGKSALWSHLLHYQENKEKNSTPGSLGPPGLIHDTERRKSDGGLSAMAPLKVSLIQDMRHIQNMSEIKTDVGKARAWVRLSMEKKLLSRHLKQLLSDHELARKLYKRYAFLRCDDEKEQFLYHLLSFNAVDYFCFTNVFTTIMIPYHVVVVPSKKLGGSMFTANPWVCVSGELSETGVLQVPRNTLEITFECQNLGKLTTVQMGHDNSGLYAKWLVECVVVRNEITGHTYKFPCGRWLGKGVDDGSLERILVGELMTPTTENDERMCRTPPMQQSPGMMRRFVTISPNTKPKLNTGQIQEGVGEAINGIVKHFHKPEKERGSLTLLLCGEYGLVWALEQVFQHGFKTPRLFKNVFIWDFLEKSQVYFESAEQREVTPDENWQTRVRHFCRFMRAINNTSRNIGKDGKFQMLVCLGARDHLLHHWIALLADCPITAQMYEDTALIKDRSLVNSLIRVLQTLQEFNITLEASLVKGVGI from the exons CTTTATGCCAGTATATAGAAGCTACTAAATTCAGAGATGGGGCCAGAGGAAAATTGGCAAATGAAG GTGAGAATTTTGAGCAGAGTCCCCTGCGGAGAACCTTTAAATCCAAAGTTCTAGCACATTTTCCTGACAATGTTGAATGGAATCCATTTGACCAGGATGCAGTGGGCATG CTCTGTATGCCGAAGGGTCTGGCTTTCAGGACGCAGGTTGATTCCCGGGAGCCTCAGTTCCACTCCTTCATCATCACGCGAGAGGATGGCTCTCGGACTTACGGCTTTGCCCTCACCTTCTTTGAGGAGGTGACCAGTAAGCAGATCTGCAGCGCAATGCAGACCCTTTACCACATGCACAATGCGGAGCAGTACGACATCTTGCACACCCCCATCGCGCCGCCGGGATCGGAAGAGCAGAGGCACCAGCACTCCCACCTCCGTCCTGTGCTCCACGCGGCGCCCGCCATCTCGCGCCTGCAGCGCTTCAACTCGTACGACATCAGCCGCGACACGCTGTACGTGTCGAAGTGCATCTGCCTGATCACACCCATGGCCTTCCCCCAGGCCTGCAggaaggtgctgcagcagctccatcaggcCGTCTCTTCCCCccagccccctcccctcccactgGAGAGCTACGTTTACAACATCCTCTATGAGGTCCCCCTCCCGCCTTCCGGGAGATCCCTCAAGTTCTCTGGCGTCTACGGGCCTGTCGTCTGCCAGAGGCCAAGCACATCTGAGCTGCCACTGTTTGAATTTCCCATCAGTGAAATGTTTCACCTGCTGGGGGTAGAGAACGTCCTGCAGCTGTTCACCTGTGCCCTGCTGGAGATGCAGATACTTCTGTACTCGCAAC ATTATCAGCGGCTGATGGCGGTGGCAGAGAGCATCACCACCTTAATGTTCCCCTTCCAGTGGCAGCATGTGTATGTTCccattctgcctgcctccctccttcacttcctggatGCTCCCGTGCCGTATCTTATGGGCCTCCATTCTAATGGCCAAGATGACCGCAACAACCTAGAGCTGCCACAGGAG GCTAACTTGTGCTTTGTGGATATTGACAATCACTCTGTGGAGCTACCAGAGGATTTGCCCCAGTTTCCCAACAAGCTCGAGTTCATTCAGGAGATCTCAGAGGTTCTCCTGTCCTTCGGGGTGTCTCCAGAAGGAAGCGTTAACTCCAGCGAGAGCCAGTCCAAATACCGCAGTTTCAGATCCGTCGACATGGTCTCTGACAAGCGTAACGGCAACCTGGCCTCACCCCTCAACTCCTACCTGCTGAGGGAGAATGAGACTATCGCCAGACTCCAGGCGCTGGTCAAGAGGACGGGGGTCAGCTTAGAAAAG CTGGAGGTGAGAGATGATGCCAGCGGCAGTAGAGACGGGAGGTCCCAGTGCGACGAGGAGGAGCTCAAGATGCACCAGGTCAACATCCACGTGCGCGAAGTCTTCGCCAACCGATTCACTCAGATGTTTGCCGACTACGAGGTGTTTGTCATCCAACCCAGCCATGACAAGGAGTCCTGGTTCACCAACCGAGATCAGATGCAGAACTTTGACAAG GCGTCCTTCCTCTCCGACCAACCAGAACCCTACCTGCCCTTCCTGTCCCGCTTCCTGGAGACCCAGATGTTTGCCTCCTTCATCGACAGTAAGATCCTCTGTCACGACGACGAGGAGAAGGAACACACGCTGCGGGTGTTTGACTCCCGCGTGGACAAGATTCGCATGTTAAACGTCCGCACACCCACTCTGCGCACGTCCATGTACCAGAAATGCACAACTATCGAGGAAGCAG AAAAGCTGTTTAAGAAACGATATGAAAAAGCAGATTTTGCTGCGCCTGGACCTCATGACATTAGGGTTGAGAACG AGAAAGCCATTGAAATGAGGGTCTCCAAGATCGACCATACCGCCCTGCACCCCCACCTTCTGGACATGAAGATTGGCCAGGGGCGCTACGAGCAGGGCTTCTTCCCTCGTCTGCAGTCAGACGTTCTCTCCACTGGGCCCACCAGCAACAA GTGGGCCAAGAGGAGCGCTCCTGCCCAGTGGAGGAGGCGGGACCGACAGAAGCAGCACGCTGAGCATCTGTATTTGGACAACGACCAGCGAGAG AAATACATCCAGGAGGCTCGAAACCTGGGTACAACCATTCGCCAGCCAAAACTGTCCAACCTGTCGCCTTCTGTCATCGCTCAGACGAACTGGAAATTTGTCGAAGGACTACTGAAGGAGTGCAGGAACAAG ACTAAGCGTATGCTGGTGGAGAAGATGGGGCGGGAAGCGGTGGAGTTGGGCCACGGAGAGGTCAGCATCACCGGTGTGGAAGAGAACACTCTGATCGCGAGCCTCTGTGACCTGCTGGAGAGGATCTGGAGCCACGGGCTGCAGGTTAAACAG GGTAAATCTGCACTGTGGTCCCACCTTCTCCATTaccaagaaaacaaagagaaaaattcAACTCCAGGCAGTTTGGGACCTCCAG gCCTAATTCATGACACTGAGAGGCGCAAATCTGATGGCGGCCTTTCAGCCATGGCCCCTCTTAAAGTGTCACTGATTCAGGACATGAG ACACATCCAGAACATGAGTGAGATCAAGACGGATGTAGGGAAGGCCCGAGCCTGGGTGCGCCTCTCTATGGAGAAGAAGCTTCTTTCCAGACATCTGAAGCAGCTGCTCTCAGACCACGAGCTCGCCAG AAAACTTTACAAGCGATACGCTTTCCTCCGCTGTGATGATGAAAAAGAGCAGTTTCTCTACCATCTCCTGTCCTTTAATGCTGTGGATTACTTCTGCTTTACCAACGTATTCACAACCATCA TGATTCCCTACCATGTGGTGGTTGTTCCCAGTAAGAAGCTGGGGGGCTCCATGTTTACTGCCAACccctgggtgtgtgtttctggtgaGCTGTCAGAGACTGGAGTCTTGCAGGTTCCCAGAAACACTTTGGAGATCACATTTGAG TGCCAGAATCTCGGAAAGCTGACCACGGTGCAGATGGGTCACGATAACTCAGGACTCTACGCAAAGTGGCTGGTGGAGTGCGTTGTGGTCCGCAACGAGATCACGGGGCACACTTACAA GTTCCCTTGTGGACGGTGGTTGGGGAAGGGCGTGGACGACGGCAGCCTGGAGAGGATCCTTGTGGGAGAGCTGATGACGCCGACCACCGAGAATGATGAAAGAATGTGCCGGACACCCCCGATGCAGCAGTCCCCAGGGATGATGAGGAGGTTTGTTACCATCTCACCAAACACCAAACCAA AGTTAAACACGGGTCAGATCcaggagggagtgggagaggcCATCAACGGGATTGTGAAGCACTTTCACaagccagagaaggag AGAGGCAGTCTGACCCTTCTGCTCTGTGGGGAGTACGGACTCGTCTGGGCTCTGGAGCAGGTTTTTCAACATGGTTTCAAAACGCCGCGACTCTTTAAGAATGTCTTCATCTGGGACTTCTTGG AGAAGTCACAAGTGTACTTTGAAAGCGCGGAGCAGCGAGAGGTGACACCGGATGAAAACTGGCAAACGAGAGTGCGGCACTTCTGCCGCTTCATGCGTGCCATCAACAACACATCCAGAAACATCGGGAAGGATGGCAAGTTCCAGATGCTCGTTTGTCTGGGCGCCAG GGACCATTTGTTGCATCACTGGATCGCTCTCCTTGCAGACTGTCCAATCACTGCTCAGATGTATGAGGACACTGCTCTAATTAAGGACCGATCATTGGTAAACTCTCTGATCCGAGTACTCCAGACACTGCAGGAGTTCAACATCACATTGGAAGCATCACTTGTTAAAGGTGTGGGGATCTAA
- the dennd5a gene encoding DENN domain-containing protein 5A isoform X5, whose amino-acid sequence MTTGFSSGSCRFADYFVICGLDTESGLEPDELSGENFEQSPLRRTFKSKVLAHFPDNVEWNPFDQDAVGMLCMPKGLAFRTQVDSREPQFHSFIITREDGSRTYGFALTFFEEVTSKQICSAMQTLYHMHNAEQYDILHTPIAPPGSEEQRHQHSHLRPVLHAAPAISRLQRFNSYDISRDTLYVSKCICLITPMAFPQACRKVLQQLHQAVSSPQPPPLPLESYVYNILYEVPLPPSGRSLKFSGVYGPVVCQRPSTSELPLFEFPISEMFHLLGVENVLQLFTCALLEMQILLYSQHYQRLMAVAESITTLMFPFQWQHVYVPILPASLLHFLDAPVPYLMGLHSNGQDDRNNLELPQEANLCFVDIDNHSVELPEDLPQFPNKLEFIQEISEVLLSFGVSPEGSVNSSESQSKYRSFRSVDMVSDKRNGNLASPLNSYLLRENETIARLQALVKRTGVSLEKLEVRDDASGSRDGRSQCDEEELKMHQVNIHVREVFANRFTQMFADYEVFVIQPSHDKESWFTNRDQMQNFDKASFLSDQPEPYLPFLSRFLETQMFASFIDSKILCHDDEEKEHTLRVFDSRVDKIRMLNVRTPTLRTSMYQKCTTIEEAEKAIEMRVSKIDHTALHPHLLDMKIGQGRYEQGFFPRLQSDVLSTGPTSNKWAKRSAPAQWRRRDRQKQHAEHLYLDNDQREKYIQEARNLGTTIRQPKLSNLSPSVIAQTNWKFVEGLLKECRNKTKRMLVEKMGREAVELGHGEVSITGVEENTLIASLCDLLERIWSHGLQVKQGKSALWSHLLHYQENKEKNSTPGSLGPPGLIHDTERRKSDGGLSAMAPLKVSLIQDMRHIQNMSEIKTDVGKARAWVRLSMEKKLLSRHLKQLLSDHELARKLYKRYAFLRCDDEKEQFLYHLLSFNAVDYFCFTNVFTTIMIPYHVVVVPSKKLGGSMFTANPWVCVSGELSETGVLQVPRNTLEITFECQNLGKLTTVQMGHDNSGLYAKWLVECVVVRNEITGHTYKFPCGRWLGKGVDDGSLERILVGELMTPTTENDERMCRTPPMQQSPGMMRRFVTISPNTKPKLNTGQIQEGVGEAINGIVKHFHKPEKERGSLTLLLCGEYGLVWALEQVFQHGFKTPRLFKNVFIWDFLEKSQVYFESAEQREVTPDENWQTRVRHFCRFMRAINNTSRNIGKDGKFQMLVCLGARDHLLHHWIALLADCPITAQMYEDTALIKDRSLVNSLIRVLQTLQEFNITLEASLVKGVGI is encoded by the exons GTGAGAATTTTGAGCAGAGTCCCCTGCGGAGAACCTTTAAATCCAAAGTTCTAGCACATTTTCCTGACAATGTTGAATGGAATCCATTTGACCAGGATGCAGTGGGCATG CTCTGTATGCCGAAGGGTCTGGCTTTCAGGACGCAGGTTGATTCCCGGGAGCCTCAGTTCCACTCCTTCATCATCACGCGAGAGGATGGCTCTCGGACTTACGGCTTTGCCCTCACCTTCTTTGAGGAGGTGACCAGTAAGCAGATCTGCAGCGCAATGCAGACCCTTTACCACATGCACAATGCGGAGCAGTACGACATCTTGCACACCCCCATCGCGCCGCCGGGATCGGAAGAGCAGAGGCACCAGCACTCCCACCTCCGTCCTGTGCTCCACGCGGCGCCCGCCATCTCGCGCCTGCAGCGCTTCAACTCGTACGACATCAGCCGCGACACGCTGTACGTGTCGAAGTGCATCTGCCTGATCACACCCATGGCCTTCCCCCAGGCCTGCAggaaggtgctgcagcagctccatcaggcCGTCTCTTCCCCccagccccctcccctcccactgGAGAGCTACGTTTACAACATCCTCTATGAGGTCCCCCTCCCGCCTTCCGGGAGATCCCTCAAGTTCTCTGGCGTCTACGGGCCTGTCGTCTGCCAGAGGCCAAGCACATCTGAGCTGCCACTGTTTGAATTTCCCATCAGTGAAATGTTTCACCTGCTGGGGGTAGAGAACGTCCTGCAGCTGTTCACCTGTGCCCTGCTGGAGATGCAGATACTTCTGTACTCGCAAC ATTATCAGCGGCTGATGGCGGTGGCAGAGAGCATCACCACCTTAATGTTCCCCTTCCAGTGGCAGCATGTGTATGTTCccattctgcctgcctccctccttcacttcctggatGCTCCCGTGCCGTATCTTATGGGCCTCCATTCTAATGGCCAAGATGACCGCAACAACCTAGAGCTGCCACAGGAG GCTAACTTGTGCTTTGTGGATATTGACAATCACTCTGTGGAGCTACCAGAGGATTTGCCCCAGTTTCCCAACAAGCTCGAGTTCATTCAGGAGATCTCAGAGGTTCTCCTGTCCTTCGGGGTGTCTCCAGAAGGAAGCGTTAACTCCAGCGAGAGCCAGTCCAAATACCGCAGTTTCAGATCCGTCGACATGGTCTCTGACAAGCGTAACGGCAACCTGGCCTCACCCCTCAACTCCTACCTGCTGAGGGAGAATGAGACTATCGCCAGACTCCAGGCGCTGGTCAAGAGGACGGGGGTCAGCTTAGAAAAG CTGGAGGTGAGAGATGATGCCAGCGGCAGTAGAGACGGGAGGTCCCAGTGCGACGAGGAGGAGCTCAAGATGCACCAGGTCAACATCCACGTGCGCGAAGTCTTCGCCAACCGATTCACTCAGATGTTTGCCGACTACGAGGTGTTTGTCATCCAACCCAGCCATGACAAGGAGTCCTGGTTCACCAACCGAGATCAGATGCAGAACTTTGACAAG GCGTCCTTCCTCTCCGACCAACCAGAACCCTACCTGCCCTTCCTGTCCCGCTTCCTGGAGACCCAGATGTTTGCCTCCTTCATCGACAGTAAGATCCTCTGTCACGACGACGAGGAGAAGGAACACACGCTGCGGGTGTTTGACTCCCGCGTGGACAAGATTCGCATGTTAAACGTCCGCACACCCACTCTGCGCACGTCCATGTACCAGAAATGCACAACTATCGAGGAAGCAG AGAAAGCCATTGAAATGAGGGTCTCCAAGATCGACCATACCGCCCTGCACCCCCACCTTCTGGACATGAAGATTGGCCAGGGGCGCTACGAGCAGGGCTTCTTCCCTCGTCTGCAGTCAGACGTTCTCTCCACTGGGCCCACCAGCAACAA GTGGGCCAAGAGGAGCGCTCCTGCCCAGTGGAGGAGGCGGGACCGACAGAAGCAGCACGCTGAGCATCTGTATTTGGACAACGACCAGCGAGAG AAATACATCCAGGAGGCTCGAAACCTGGGTACAACCATTCGCCAGCCAAAACTGTCCAACCTGTCGCCTTCTGTCATCGCTCAGACGAACTGGAAATTTGTCGAAGGACTACTGAAGGAGTGCAGGAACAAG ACTAAGCGTATGCTGGTGGAGAAGATGGGGCGGGAAGCGGTGGAGTTGGGCCACGGAGAGGTCAGCATCACCGGTGTGGAAGAGAACACTCTGATCGCGAGCCTCTGTGACCTGCTGGAGAGGATCTGGAGCCACGGGCTGCAGGTTAAACAG GGTAAATCTGCACTGTGGTCCCACCTTCTCCATTaccaagaaaacaaagagaaaaattcAACTCCAGGCAGTTTGGGACCTCCAG gCCTAATTCATGACACTGAGAGGCGCAAATCTGATGGCGGCCTTTCAGCCATGGCCCCTCTTAAAGTGTCACTGATTCAGGACATGAG ACACATCCAGAACATGAGTGAGATCAAGACGGATGTAGGGAAGGCCCGAGCCTGGGTGCGCCTCTCTATGGAGAAGAAGCTTCTTTCCAGACATCTGAAGCAGCTGCTCTCAGACCACGAGCTCGCCAG AAAACTTTACAAGCGATACGCTTTCCTCCGCTGTGATGATGAAAAAGAGCAGTTTCTCTACCATCTCCTGTCCTTTAATGCTGTGGATTACTTCTGCTTTACCAACGTATTCACAACCATCA TGATTCCCTACCATGTGGTGGTTGTTCCCAGTAAGAAGCTGGGGGGCTCCATGTTTACTGCCAACccctgggtgtgtgtttctggtgaGCTGTCAGAGACTGGAGTCTTGCAGGTTCCCAGAAACACTTTGGAGATCACATTTGAG TGCCAGAATCTCGGAAAGCTGACCACGGTGCAGATGGGTCACGATAACTCAGGACTCTACGCAAAGTGGCTGGTGGAGTGCGTTGTGGTCCGCAACGAGATCACGGGGCACACTTACAA GTTCCCTTGTGGACGGTGGTTGGGGAAGGGCGTGGACGACGGCAGCCTGGAGAGGATCCTTGTGGGAGAGCTGATGACGCCGACCACCGAGAATGATGAAAGAATGTGCCGGACACCCCCGATGCAGCAGTCCCCAGGGATGATGAGGAGGTTTGTTACCATCTCACCAAACACCAAACCAA AGTTAAACACGGGTCAGATCcaggagggagtgggagaggcCATCAACGGGATTGTGAAGCACTTTCACaagccagagaaggag AGAGGCAGTCTGACCCTTCTGCTCTGTGGGGAGTACGGACTCGTCTGGGCTCTGGAGCAGGTTTTTCAACATGGTTTCAAAACGCCGCGACTCTTTAAGAATGTCTTCATCTGGGACTTCTTGG AGAAGTCACAAGTGTACTTTGAAAGCGCGGAGCAGCGAGAGGTGACACCGGATGAAAACTGGCAAACGAGAGTGCGGCACTTCTGCCGCTTCATGCGTGCCATCAACAACACATCCAGAAACATCGGGAAGGATGGCAAGTTCCAGATGCTCGTTTGTCTGGGCGCCAG GGACCATTTGTTGCATCACTGGATCGCTCTCCTTGCAGACTGTCCAATCACTGCTCAGATGTATGAGGACACTGCTCTAATTAAGGACCGATCATTGGTAAACTCTCTGATCCGAGTACTCCAGACACTGCAGGAGTTCAACATCACATTGGAAGCATCACTTGTTAAAGGTGTGGGGATCTAA